The Montipora foliosa isolate CH-2021 chromosome 1, ASM3666993v2, whole genome shotgun sequence DNA segment ttaCTCTTATGTACAAATAACTTATgaagaaacaaaaggaaaacccCTCGACAGCATCACTTGGTCTGCAATGGAACAATgtgcaagctaaagaggtcaattatCAGGTCTATGCAGTACATACAGcctgtacatgtagcttgtgaataattattatttgtggGATTGTTGAATCATGCAACTTTATAGAGTCTTCagccaccatgttggtgtaccacCCTCATACACCAATATAGCAGCCAGAAgtcaacaaaaaattaatatttggtGTTCACGACAACTTGCCACAAAAGTGCTTTCTTTTCACTCATGAGACAGTACAAATTAGTATAAACAAATCTCCTAATAATTACTtgaaatgtttaattaaactgcgGAGAATCATTTTTTAATCAAAACATAATTATTTCTTAGAAATCAGTATCTGGTGTTATGCTGTTGACAATGCGGGAATTCAATTATActgtattttcaaaactgaaaacaTTACGGAACTGGTAACTTGTaagaagatttatttctaggtcgtCTTCAACCTCAATAGATAAAATCCAGAAGACCTCAcagttttgattttaaaatttgatGACATTACTGTGAAAACCCTTTATGTGCACCTttctatataatttttgtttcccTTCCAGATCATGAGAATTGTGTCTGAGAAACTTGAGGCTGAAAATAGCTGGGTCTTGGAGAGGCAAGAGGTGAATATCTTCTATCAATAATTTGCATTATGATATCATTATAATAGCcatgttttaaataaaaagaGACTCAGGGTTTAATACCTGTACATTAAACATGTACTAGTTCAATGAGGCTGAACTAAAAGAGCCTATGTAATACTTAGTTTCTTaactataataaattattgcattTAATTTGATAATGATtccaatgaataataataataataataataataataataataataataatataataataataatagtaataataataataatataatataaactTATATAGCATTGTATCCTTAAGCTCAAAGCGCATTTCAACTTTAAAAGTAATAAACTAACAGAAAACAGTCCTAAAAAGGAGCGTCTTTAACTTTGATTTAAATGTAGTTGGGTCTTTGGAGTTGTGTGTATTATCTGGACGTTTATTCCATAGTTTGGGGCCAGCGTAagagaacaaaaattcatcatACTTGACCAGGTTTTTTGGTGTTACTACAAGCAGATTTTTTATTGCAGAATGTAGCGTTCTTGATGCTAAGTAAGGTTGCAATATGTCAGTTATTTACTGACTGGTAAGATCATTAAGGGCCTTAAATGTGATTAGCAGTATCTTGAACTCAATGCATTTGTAGACAAGCAGCCAATGCAGCAACTTGAGGATTGGTGTGATGTGctggaatttcttctttcttgtcACTGATTGCGCAGCGGAATTCTGAATGAGTGAAGTAAAATTTGCGCTACTTACCTCCATTATCACTTAAACAAGGAAGCCTTGGTTCAAGAATGGAAGGAAGATTGGGAGATCATGACACTGTATACGTTCATGTCTTAAGCAATGACAGACTCTAAGTTGTTAAACCTGGAAATGCTTAGATGCTGTATAATTTGAGGTGTATGGCTGATTTTTATTACTATTTTACGCGATCTCATATCtgacaatttttaatttttcatcaaagtaaaaaaaaaaccaaaatgtcATAATAATTACTGATTATTACTGTATCATTAAAGAGGGGCTGCTTAATAATGAAAGAATATGACTTCTGTACGTTTATTTCCCTTAAATTTAATGTCTGTGGCtattaaatttgttttgttttttgacagTAAAATACTTACTCTACGCTAGCAaaggtttttccttttaaatttgcTGGGATGATGCCAGTGAAGAGGAACTGAGATCTCCGCCCTGGGTTGAAAATGGCTATTAATTCACAATCTTGGAGCTCACTGTTAACAAGGCATGCTCCCTGTTAAGTATACTGAGGGTTAGACTGCTATGTCTTGCACATTTCTTCTTTATATTTCGTCTGTCTTTTAGCTGGGTTGCCAAATGACCACGGGTTGTCTTCAACACGTTCAGGGCGGGAGTCTCTTTCCTCCATCCTCTCAGAGCAGTAAATGCGAAAGAAAACAGGTCCTgctaaaatgaaagaaagctacCTGAaacttcctttctttctttctttctttctttgttctaCATTATCAGCTTACAGGGAGGAATGAGGCTCTTAACAAAGAGATCAGTTTGCTGAAGGAAGAACTTGAGTCTTTGAAAACAAGAGGAAATGAAATCAGAGTAAGTTCCATAATATGAATCGTCAAAGAAATGTTCTCATTGTCTTGCTAGTTCCCCGACAACCTTATTCCTCTCGTTCTTTGGGGTAGAAATAGACTCTGGAAAGGAGGTTTTAATTTGGGAGGTTTCCTAAAATTACGTTTCcctatgaattttgttttgctgtttgtaTCATTTTATTGCCATTTTTAGGATAAGGCCAATTtcgattaaggacggtgcccactattgttattgcgcatacgttctgcgcatctcgagatactcgtttttcctatcagtgatgcttaccaatacagtgatatttttgcgcggtttaaaactacccggagaaagtagatatttgtaagtactcttggtatccaaaaaaaaatgggggtaagcatctatttttgagagataattaagcttcaatttaagaaagaacgccatacattgctttgtattgtaaagcttgttacaaatattattcaacaattatctttgaaaaatgcgtggttaccctcaaatttttttaacacctgttaagatctacatttcctgcacaatcaaaaaccggggcaaaaatacccttgaattagtaggcaccgtccttaatcgtTTACATTACACAGACATGAACATGCACTAATACGAAATTAAtatgtttttccttctttctttagACAATGGGCGCCTCCCTTGAAGAGGCAAAAGCTACTATCGAGTCATTTAGAAAAAGCAATGAAGAATTAAAACTAGAAAGAGAAGTCCTGCAGAAGACTGTGCGGGATCTCAGCACAGAAAATGAGTCTTTCTCAGCTGAGGTTGACAGGTTAAGATCCCGAGTAGCAGTTTTAGAAATGCAGTCCAAGTTAGCACAAGCTGCCAAAGCTGAGGTGCAAGATCACGCCGGAGAAATGTCAAAACTTCAAGGACTTATTCAAGAACTCGAGCAAAAGAATGAAACTCTCTCTGAAAAGGTCGACAAACTAGAATCTGACAAGAATGTTCTGGAGTATAACCTTCAAGATTCCGCTCAAGCCTTGAAACACGTGTTTAAGGAAAGAGACTTGCTAAAAAATCGAATCACGGAGCTTTTAAACGAGATAGCGGCACTGAAATCACAGACTCAAGAAAAGAACACTTTTGTAGACTTTGTTCACCTCAAGCGAGATTATAATGCACTAAGAGATGAACACGATAAACTACTAAAGCGAAGAAGCTCCAAGACAAACGCATTACCGACGCTTAAAAGTGATTCCTCTGTTGGGTGGATGTCTCGTGGGGGATCCTTAAAGAATCTGACTGGGGTGCCGAGCGGAGCTGGAACTTCGTGGTAGTCTCCGGGACACTGTTGCTTTCCTTCCTCCTTGTTG contains these protein-coding regions:
- the LOC137994467 gene encoding myosin heavy chain, clone 203-like — translated: MTAKSERTASYENRVDQDERLAGKHIKTLMHLQDLHSENDLLKARIAELELQQTKAARCDLLEFEVETLRNDLSKCKELHEIAKDSKEALQKMQHNCLMKIDETCAALTKKHKTEIMRIVSEKLEAENSWVLERQELTGRNEALNKEISLLKEELESLKTRGNEIRTMGASLEEAKATIESFRKSNEELKLEREVLQKTVRDLSTENESFSAEVDRLRSRVAVLEMQSKLAQAAKAEVQDHAGEMSKLQGLIQELEQKNETLSEKVDKLESDKNVLEYNLQDSAQALKHVFKERDLLKNRITELLNEIAALKSQTQEKNTFVDFVHLKRDYNALRDEHDKLLKRRSSKTNALPTLKSDSSVGWMSRGGSLKNLTGVPSGAGTSW